The Candidatus Polarisedimenticolia bacterium sequence AGACCAATCTCCTGCGTGACGAAGGTGCGGCCCGTCACCCGATCGGTGAATAGGATGGGATCGCCCGCGACGCGCGGAGCCGTCGCCACCGTCAGCGGTGGCGTCTCCCAGGTCGCCTTGGCGGGCCACACGCCGTCGTTGAAGGTGACGCGCAGCATGTAGGGAAGGAAGCCGCCGAAGTAGTTCACCGTACCGCCGTTGGGCACGCCGCTGAAGGTCTTCTCACTGCGACCGTTGACGCCGATCGAAGGCTCGCCGGAATCGTCCCCGAGGCCGGGAGGAGCGATGTAGTTGTAGAAGCGCGCCGTCCCGGCGGGCTCGGCGCCCGGAGGAGGGGGCGGCGGCGGGGGCGGCGGGGTGACCGGAGCGTCCACGACCCGGGCCGTGGCCCGGTATTGATCGGCCAGCGTCGCGGTGTAATAGACGACATGCACCGCGAAAGTGCCCGTGCCGACCGCCGGCCGCTTCGGATCCAGATCGGTGTCCTCGCTGGTGAGAATGCCGTTGGTCGCGCCGTTGCCGGAGCTGGCGACGACGGGACCGTTCAAATCCCCCTTGTGGATGTAGAGGTCGAAATCCTGGACCGGCACGGTCCATTCGAGGTGAACGTGCACCATCTTGCCGGCATTGATCCAATCGGCGGGACTTCCGCCAATCGTCAAGGTGAAGTTGTCGCAGCTGACGCCCTCCACGCACAGGTCTTCGCCGCCGACGAAGCCGATCCCCACGTCGTTCACCCCGCCACCGCCGAGAGCCGTCCCCTGCCAGCCGATCGGCGTGGATGACAGCGTGATCGTCGCCGAGGTCGGGTCCGCCGCGCGCAGCGGCGATCGCGTGAACACGAACGCGATTGAGATCAAAGCCAGGAGGGCGGTTCTGAGCCATCTCCCCGGACGCCCTCGCACGGCCCAGCTGAAGGTCGCTGCCCCCTTTCGATGCCCTGCATTACTCATTGCGCCTCTCCTTGTTCCGGCAAGCGTCCTCGAGACGCAGCCGCGCCGGCCGGCCGCGCCAAGAAAAACTCGGAATCAACGGATGAACGGTACGGGGCAGGACTTGAACAAAGCTTGAATGTGGCGGGCAGAAAGACCGACCGGATGGCCATTAGCTCATACAGGTCAGCAGGTTAGAGATTCTAGAGGATTTTTTTCGGCTGATGATTCTCGTGAAGCTTCCAATCCTTCCTGGTCCTGGAAACGTGACACGGAGCCTTCCGGTGCCTAAGTTTCCGCGGGGAGGTTCGACATGACACACAAGATTGCCGGTCGCGTGCTCCTGCCACTGTCGTTGGTCGCCGCCCTCTGCGCGGCCGGCCAGGCCCGTCCCGTGCCGCCCGCTCCATCGGGAGCGGCTCCTGCCTGGACAATAAAGATGAAGGGAGATATCCGCTGGCAGCAGGTCACGCCCGCGGGGGCACTTCTCGTGTCGACCGACTCGGCGCTCGCCTCCGTCGACACCGAGCACGGCCAGATTGTCTGGGAGAGCCCCGACCTGGGAGGAGTTTCGACCGACGACGTCCGGATGGTCGAAGGCTCGCTTCTCATGGAGGCACAGCGACCGGGGCTGCTCGTCGTCTTCGACCCGGTGACCGGCGGGATCGTTTTCGACTCCCGGCGCCTGAACCTGACCACGATCGTCACCCGCCGGGTGCTGCCGGAAAGCGGCTCCATGCTGGTCCACGGGCAGCGGGCAGACGGACCTCCGGTGGTGGCGCTCTACGATCTTTCGACCGGCGCGCAGCGCTGGGTGAACGAGTCACTGTTCGAGTCGAGCGAGCCGAAGAAGAAGGGGTTTGCGGCGCTCATGCAGGGTATGACGCGTGCCGCGTCGGAACGGACCACGCTCGAGGTGATGCAGGCCGGACCGGATCTCCTCGTCGTGAACACGCTGACCGGCCTGCGCGGGCTCGACGCTCGCACCGGCTTGGTGCGCTGGTCCGCCCAGCTTCCCACCGCCCGGGCCGGCAGCCCCGCGCGCCACGTGCGCCTCTATCCGTCGCGCAAGCAGTCCGATCGCTTCTACGTCAGCTTCGACGACCGCCTCATGGCCTTGGCGCTCACGGACGGCCGCGCCCTCTGGCCCAAACCCGCCACGATCGAAGGGTTCGTGCACGACATCGTCCAGCACCCCAACGGTATCGTCATCCTTCCCGAATCGCCCCCGGCGAACGAGGCGACCGGCAAGGTGCGGATCGTGAACGGCGTGGTGCAAACGGGACTGAACGTGGCGCGCTACGAGGATGGATCCACGGTCGCCCCCAAACCCTTGCGCATGCGCGGCACCGTGACGGACGCCTTCATCACCGGCGGCGCCGCCGTGCTCGCGGTGGACGCCGAGTCACGCACCTTCGTGAACGTGCTGGACGTGGCAACGGCCACCCTGCGCCTCGAGAAGGACGTGAAGATCAAGGGCCGGCTCGACTATGCCGAGCTCACTCCGGCGGGCCTCCTCTACATCTCGAGTCCGGACGCGGCGACCAACGGCGAGGTGAACTTCATCGATCTCGCGAGCGGCGCGCCGCGGTTCAAGGACGCGATCGAAAG is a genomic window containing:
- a CDS encoding PQQ-binding-like beta-propeller repeat protein, encoding MTHKIAGRVLLPLSLVAALCAAGQARPVPPAPSGAAPAWTIKMKGDIRWQQVTPAGALLVSTDSALASVDTEHGQIVWESPDLGGVSTDDVRMVEGSLLMEAQRPGLLVVFDPVTGGIVFDSRRLNLTTIVTRRVLPESGSMLVHGQRADGPPVVALYDLSTGAQRWVNESLFESSEPKKKGFAALMQGMTRAASERTTLEVMQAGPDLLVVNTLTGLRGLDARTGLVRWSAQLPTARAGSPARHVRLYPSRKQSDRFYVSFDDRLMALALTDGRALWPKPATIEGFVHDIVQHPNGIVILPESPPANEATGKVRIVNGVVQTGLNVARYEDGSTVAPKPLRMRGTVTDAFITGGAAVLAVDAESRTFVNVLDVATATLRLEKDVKIKGRLDYAELTPAGLLYISSPDAATNGEVNFIDLASGAPRFKDAIESGRQLMSGEYDAARFLLNHAVEGRTLYVFANRDHRLYAVDRDAGTFKALGNEVTLQGGEDPTDIEIRPAGIVLISSQNLVVLGRDGQIKQQAYYPAPRLPGLLRALYGIEAVRAGLYGAAASAYGEAFAEASRKAIDPGTQQLTGEVAAAYKRGGAQLTGYSRQAAALASKRFRASLTIPESVFMLTPAPEGKGNILLQIDKDSAQPRSRVDLGKEREPVYAVDDIAGMLFLQTAPGTLTGYRL